In Pseudomonadota bacterium, a genomic segment contains:
- a CDS encoding tetratricopeptide repeat protein has translation MSNLFTELKRRNVFRVGFAYVVMAWLLAQITDLVIDNVGAPEWVMKIIFLVLAIGFPIALFFAWAFEMTPEGIKREHEVDRSESITPQTGRKLDRMIGAAIAIAVVFLLVDRFTGPQLDQPAPKESAPAATGGQMVSIAVLPFVNMSSDPEQEYFSDGISEEILNQLVRVDGLSVTSRTSAFSYKGQGLSIDEIARDLGVDHILEGSVRKERNNVRITAQLIDASTDRHLWSATYDRKLTSIFAIQDEISGSIVEALRETLGVDIRKATTASIPTTNVDAYTSYLKARELFYSRDPLALRQSLEIYQQAIERDPGFARAYEGLAAVYTVISAYKPAEGYEVVTREESKRESIAAASKALEIDATLSMPHAVLGLNYSRDNDHEESMRELDRAIELDSRESTGWMWKGMQLTRLGYLEESIKYYKEAYRVDPDTGINSDHLGFTLLAMGKKEEALFFLNKALDKGREIYLVVFMHNIAIGDFQAARLAALHIFDGHELLPYLMPIFEGRNDASEHQRLVDRFWKQLAILKPDTVWAYQGGPLLHAAMGNFDKTTETFVDSSAAAIRVWHPALADYRKSDQFKVYLRQTRIEEYWRKHGWPDMCRPLGDDDFECD, from the coding sequence ATGAGTAATCTCTTCACAGAACTCAAACGCCGCAACGTATTCCGGGTGGGTTTCGCCTATGTGGTCATGGCCTGGCTGCTGGCGCAAATCACCGACCTGGTGATCGATAACGTCGGCGCACCCGAATGGGTCATGAAGATCATTTTTTTGGTGCTGGCGATCGGTTTTCCCATCGCCTTGTTTTTTGCCTGGGCTTTCGAAATGACGCCCGAGGGAATCAAGCGCGAGCACGAAGTCGACCGCAGCGAGTCAATTACACCGCAAACGGGTCGAAAACTCGATCGCATGATTGGCGCCGCGATCGCGATTGCCGTCGTGTTCCTGCTGGTGGACCGGTTTACCGGCCCACAACTAGATCAGCCTGCGCCAAAAGAAAGCGCGCCGGCTGCAACCGGCGGGCAAATGGTCTCCATCGCCGTCCTGCCCTTCGTCAACATGTCATCCGACCCCGAGCAGGAATATTTTTCCGACGGAATTTCCGAGGAAATACTCAACCAACTGGTTCGCGTCGATGGCCTGTCAGTCACCTCACGCACTTCGGCATTTTCCTACAAAGGGCAGGGGCTGAGTATCGATGAAATCGCCCGCGATCTGGGTGTCGATCACATACTCGAAGGTTCGGTCCGCAAAGAACGCAACAATGTCCGTATCACCGCCCAGCTGATTGACGCGAGTACCGATCGCCACCTTTGGTCGGCAACCTACGACCGGAAACTGACCAGCATCTTTGCGATCCAGGACGAGATTTCCGGCTCCATCGTCGAAGCGCTCCGCGAGACCCTCGGTGTCGATATCAGGAAAGCCACAACGGCGTCCATCCCAACCACCAACGTGGATGCTTACACGTCTTATCTGAAAGCACGTGAACTGTTTTATTCACGCGACCCGCTTGCGCTTCGTCAAAGCCTGGAGATTTACCAACAGGCGATCGAGCGCGATCCCGGTTTCGCGCGCGCCTACGAAGGCCTCGCGGCGGTTTACACAGTCATCTCCGCCTACAAACCGGCCGAAGGATATGAAGTGGTCACTCGGGAAGAGAGCAAACGCGAGTCCATCGCGGCTGCAAGCAAGGCGCTGGAAATCGATGCCACGCTGTCCATGCCGCATGCCGTACTGGGGCTCAATTACTCGCGCGATAATGACCATGAAGAATCTATGCGCGAACTGGATAGAGCGATCGAACTGGACAGTCGTGAATCTACCGGCTGGATGTGGAAAGGGATGCAATTGACCAGGCTGGGTTATCTCGAAGAATCGATAAAATATTATAAGGAAGCATATCGTGTTGATCCCGACACCGGAATTAACAGCGATCACCTGGGTTTCACCTTGCTCGCCATGGGGAAAAAAGAGGAGGCTTTATTTTTCCTGAACAAGGCACTGGACAAGGGTCGCGAGATTTACCTGGTTGTGTTCATGCACAACATCGCGATTGGCGACTTCCAGGCCGCGCGACTGGCGGCCCTCCACATTTTCGACGGGCATGAATTGCTGCCTTACTTGATGCCGATTTTCGAAGGACGGAATGACGCCAGTGAGCACCAGCGACTGGTCGACAGATTCTGGAAACAACTCGCAATCCTCAAGCCGGACACGGTCTGGGCCTATCAGGGTGGTCCACTGCTGCATGCAGCAATGGGTAATTTTGATAAAACCACTGAGACCTTTGTTGATAGTTCTGCTGCCGCCATTCGTGTCTGGCATCCGGCCCTGGCCGACTACCGTAAGTCGGATCAATTCAAGGTCTACCTGAGGCAGACACGCATAGAAGAATACTGGCGCAAACATGGCTGGCCCGACATGTGCCGGCCACTGGGCGATGACGATTTCGAGTGCGATTGA